DNA from Daucus carota subsp. sativus chromosome 1, DH1 v3.0, whole genome shotgun sequence:
TTGAATGGTCATAACTGCACATAAAGATTCAGTTTCATCATTATATTACGAAGTCACAATGAGTTAAATCTAGAGTCTATGCATACATGCATGCATTCGTagtttcacacacacacacattcataCAAAAGATTCAGTTTCATCATTATATTTTGAAGTTATAACAATGAGTTAGCAAATCTGGAGTGTATACATTGAATGCATACATGCATGCATatagagggagggagggagaggacATACACTAATGCACTCATATCAGCAAGCCCATCGATAAAATTGTAAAGATCGGCAATGTCATAAGTGATGTTTCTTACTGCTGGATTTAAATCCTTAAGTTTCCTTTCGTAAAGCCCACATACACCTGCACAATATCAGCAATATAACAGTGATTGTAGGTAAAATGCATGTAGCTAATACTGATAATGGAGTATATTTCtggtaaaatattataataatatatcagtAAATCCAGTGATTAATCATCCAAGAAGATAGATATTATTGTCATTGTATATGTAAGccttaatacacacacacacacacacacacacacacacacagaagaCTTAATACCCGAGACGGCCCATTAGCATGAGACATACTTACTGCAACTCCTACTCACAGATGATAAGAGGCATCAACATATATGTAAGAAACCAAATCGACTTATAACACGCAACGACAGACCAATTGTAGGTTCAGCAATGCTTTAACAGAGTCTGACAGGCTGACAATTCAATCTTTATATACTCACTTGCCCTGATAGCCGCAGTATCTATTAATTGTCCTTTAGAAAATCTGTGATGAATTTCACTTAGAGACACGCACTCAAGAAACATTAAGGACGTCGTTTAACAAAAGAAAACGCAAGATAGAGCTCTCCAGTCCTTTGCCTGCCTTCCTACCAAAAAACTAGAGAGCACAAACACAGGTAAAAATTTATGCTAGTTTACTTCTTCAGATGCTTACCTcccttattttaagtttttaactCAGGAACAAGGTAATGTATTCTTACAAGCAAATATATCATTAGTGATGGTGACTAATATTTATGGTCTCACTGTAACACGGACATACTAAGAAGAAAAAAGATATCGTCATTTTACAGGTGCATTTTACTTCTAGAACAATAAAGCTTAAATTGAACTTGGGAGTGGTGAACATCGAGTACATTCATAAGTTATTTGATAATGAAGAAATTCTAAATTCTAAATTCATGAGAGTCTCTTGGTCCATTTGAATCTCTCTCGCTCCCTTAACGGGATGTTGAGGTTTCAAACCTTGTCAAAGTCAAGGCAGGTGTGTGAGTGTGTTTAATTATCTGAATTGCAATAGACATTTCATCCTTTTTACCCTCTATTGTCTTAAAAGGTAAGCTACAGTCCTTCCCTTGTCTTATTTATTAACTTAAACCTGAAAACACTGGAATTCCAGAAAGATACGTCGATCACAAAAATAAAACTCACTATCACAGTATCACATAGCATTTAGACCAACTTCATGAAATGGAACATGCTCAAATATACTGCAAAAAAATTTTCCCGCAAACCAGATGGAATTTTCTTCATATAATGCAATTAATTAGCTTTCTGAAACAAGTTTGATGAAGCTATtatttcaatttaattaatagaAAACAAAAACCATTCGGAAGAGTAAAATGAACTATGTCATCCTTAGCTTGAAAAGATGACAGAGACATACCATTTATTGCTTGACTAATTGAatcataatccataaatgtccgAGTAGCTCTGCTTTGGGAAGTCTGCATAAGAATAATGGTGTGCCGATTTGCCTGTATACAAGGAAGTCAAACATATAATAATCAGGTGATTTTCACCAAATAATCATAAACTATTACGTCATGATCAGATCTATTAAAATCAGTAATAACATTCATtacaaattctttttttttttttgtgggggGAGTAAGGCTCATGATAAACATGATCATTCGAATGCATGAACATTAATACTAAATTTCTACCCAGATTTTGTTATTACTGATCTAAGCAACAGGGATATGGGTGCACAGTACAAGTGTACAGTAATTTGACAAATCTAAATATGTGGGGATAAGGGTGCTGACTGATAAAGAAATTACaaaaagagttaattgcatttcgCACCCTTATACTTGGGCCCAAAAACACTTTAGTATGCAAACTTTATATAATTGCACTTCGCCACCCACTGGTATTTTGTACGCGGCAATATGCATCCCTTCCGTCAAAAATTAACGGTTCCGTTAAAAAATTGAGGGCAATTGTGGGTTAATTAGTTCGTTTAATTGTTATGAGAACTAGAAAACTGGAGTGTGCTTCAGAAGCAAGATTGGGGTTTCTTCATGCATGATTTCTTCCCCATTTCTTGTGGATAAATCGTAATTAATATTGGCTGGCAAAAGATAAGTCGGACCCTTCTAGCTCCTGCCCTCTATATATATTGATGCAGACCTTCCCTTTTGCACGCAGACACTCACTTGTTACAATCTGCTGTTAGGAAGCTAAAGGCTTAAAACAAGAggaaagcagagatatggccaTACGCTATTTCCTTTAAGCTTCCTATATTTATATAGAAATTATTGTCACTAACAGTTCGatacaaatttgaattttaagagTAATCTTTTCCCACATCTTCAAGACTTCTTCTCTTTGTGGGTGGGTATCATCATTTGCCACAAACATATGGACAACATTCTCAATCTCTACCCAACTACAAGCAGGTTCCTTCTTCAACCCCCTTCCTCTCATTGCTTTTCTTACTTTAGCAGATTCTTTCCATCTTCCAGCAGTCCGGAACCTCTAATAGGGCTAAAGAACATGACATTCAGgcttatataaagtaaaatggGGAAGAAGACGGTTAGAAATCGGTTTTCCCGTTTTGCCCCGCTAAAGTAACGTTAAACATGAATATTTAacagaagttgaagaaaagggTGCATATTGCCGCGCACAAAATACCAGTGGGTGGCGAATtgcaattatctaaagtttGCATACTAAAGTGTTTTTGGGCCCAAGTGTAGGGGagaaatgcaattaactcttatAAAAATGCTTTATATGTAATTCATTAACATaacaatgatttatatataataacatatatatttaaataatcaaCTAATAAAGATAAagtaaaatactaatataaattataatatatattacacctGCCTCCACTACAAACTTAGAGTGAGTATCAGGCGGTTTGGTTTGGAGGACAAAAGCATCGAAACCGCATTTTTCAGTTTTGGAATTCGGCCAACTGTTACCATAAACATTACCGTTAGTAATAAACCAGATCGCCCAGATTATAACAGTTTGGCTTTGGtggtttcaaaataaaaaagtaactCTAAACTTGCAAATAATTAACAacaaaattcttgaaaataaaTGTTTGCATTATGTAAtgttcataaattatttaaccTTCACAAAAGTACAAAATAGTATTAAAAACAAATGAATAAATTTTGACTCGGGAGAGTTCAAGAACAATCAATTTATAAGATGGATTAGTATACATCAGATTAGACTGGAAGAATAAGTCTCTGTGATACATCTATTTATGGCTAGTTTATGAGATTACTAAGCAATGCTGCAATGGATGCAACAAAATAGGATAAAATCAGCAGATAAATCTTACACTTGAGATGGCAAATGACATaaacatatgtgtgtgtgtgtgtgtgtgtgtccatGGGTCTTAActaattgtgtgtgtgtgtgtgtgtgtaatatttGGGTGGTTCGGATACAACAGGTGGTTTGGTTGTCGGTTTGCGGCTCAGTTATATCGGTcggtaaaaaataaaaaaccaaatcaaacaattatgtttggttttaaaaatatgataccaTAACAGATCAAAACCAAAATATAACCGTAACATACTAAAGCCAAGACTTTCGTCATTTCTAATGCTTTAACTAttatgccctatatatataaccatGCAGATGACGCCAACGGCGGGAAAGATTTCTTTTTGGCACGGCTGCTCTCAATTAAAAAGTTGGGCTTCAAttggtatgttaaatttaaCATCATATGACTTAATTGTGTTTGTCCCAGCTGAACTTATGGGCCATACCACTCCAGAAGCCCCCACCCCcaccaaaataaataaataaagtccCGG
Protein-coding regions in this window:
- the LOC108205000 gene encoding enhancer of rudimentary homolog, yielding MANRHTIILMQTSQSRATRTFMDYDSISQAINGVCGLYERKLKDLNPAVRNITYDIADLYNFIDGLADMSALVYDHSIQAYLPYDRQWIKQRTFHHLTKLAN